One Drosophila subobscura isolate 14011-0131.10 chromosome U, UCBerk_Dsub_1.0, whole genome shotgun sequence DNA window includes the following coding sequences:
- the LOC117902445 gene encoding protein real-time, giving the protein MVQKFQSPVRVYKHPFELVMKAYERRFPKCPQMPIVLDCDIIKDESLENGAKRNTSRRCKLAVDAPYIFKKLIGVDFVYFLQHNYLDMSARTLSIEAVNESFSSRIEIFERCRYYAHPDNAEWTCFDQTATLDIKNFFGFEHSMEKMGMKQYTQTTLKGKEIIEFFISQLEEEGITHVERWVPPLDAPKSPTPEKEQQQHHDILLDGDFIARNLGQLSPMQESKLLELRKMLDGVDDLERVPSYQTILRFLSARDWHVSQAFAMLRDSLQWRKEHRIDALLEEYTKPAVVVEHFPGGWHHQDKDGRPIYILRLGHMDVKGLLKSLGMEGLLKLALHICEEGIQKINESAERLDKPVLNWSLLVDLEGLSMRHLWRPGIKALLYIIETVERNYPETMGRVLVVRAPRVFPIAWTIVSAFIDEHTRSKFLFYGPDCAHMTDGLAQYIDEEIVPDFLGGPCKTMIHEGGLVPKTLYKMNSLEDHDDDVTIVSPASGSALAPVAVAPMKRLSAAHQHDHQNLYKSVDLKAGFSHELLIRNEDPKSVLTWDFDVMRNDLHFTLYRVTQELPQKNDDAVSYFDLQDFVEGVNYFREEPTLVCRHKESVQGSHVMHHNDSYLMHWFSPSGAQLNLFYEVLSSINYKGSMTSLQSAFSSNSSAASSVQSR; this is encoded by the exons atGGTGCAGAAATTCCAGTCCCCCGTTCGGGTCTACAAACATCCCTTTGAGCTGGTGATGAAG GCCTATGAGAGACGCTTTCCCAAATGCCCACAGATGCCCATTGTCCTCGACTGCGATATCATCAAGGATGAGTCGCTGGAGAATGGGGCAAAGCGGAACACTAGCCGTCGCTGCAAGCTGGCTGTGGATGCGCCCTACATCTTCAAGAAGCTGATTGGCGTGGATTTTGTGTACTTTCTGCAGCACAACTATCTGGACATGAGCGCCCGCACGCTGAGCATCGAGGCCGTCAACGAGAGCTTCTCCTCGCGCATTGAAATCTTCGAGCGGTGTCGCTACTACGCCCATCCGGACAATGCCGAATGGACGTGCTTCGATCAGACTGCCACGCTGGACATTAAGAACTTTTTTGGGTTCGAGCATTCCATGGAGAAGATGGGCATGAAGCAGTACACACAGACAACGCTCAAGGGCAAAGAGATTATTGAGTTTTTCATCAgtcagctggaggaggagggcaTCACACATGTGGAGCGTTGGGTGCCGCCACTCGATGCCCCCAAGTCACCCACACCCgaaaaggaacagcagcaacatcacgATATTCTGCTGGATGGCGACTTTATAGCCCGCAATTTGGGCCAACTGTCACCGATGCAAGAGtccaagctgctggagctgcgaAAAATGCTCGATGGTGTCGATGATCTGGAGCGTGTGCCCAGTTATCAGACCATCCTGCGTTTCTTGTCAGCCAGGGACTGGCATGTGAGCCAGGCCTTTGCCATGCTCCGCGATTCGCTGCAATGGCGCAAGGAGCATCGCATTGATGCTCTCCTCGAGGAGTACACCAAGCcagcggtggtggtggagcaCTTCCCAGGCGGTTGGCACCATCAAGACAAGGATGGTAGACCCATTTATATACTGCGTCTGGGTCACATGGATGTCAAGGGTTTGCTCAAGAGTCTGGGCATGGAGGGGCTACTAAAGTTG GCCCTACACATTTGCGAGGAGGGCATACAGAAGATCAACGAATCTGCCGAGCGCTTAGATAAGCCTGTCTTGAATTGGTCGCTGCTGGTGGATCTGGAGGGTCTGTCCATGCGCCATTTGTGGCGTCCCGGCATCAAGGCTTTGCTGTACATCATCGAGACCGTGGAGCGCAATTATCCAGAGACCATGGGCCGAGTGCTGGTGGTGCGAGCGCCTCGAGTGTTTCCCATTGCCTGGACCATTGTGAGCGCATTCATTG ATGAACACACACGCTCAAAGTTCCTGTTCTATGGCCCCGATTGTGCACACATGACCGACGGTCTGGCCCAGTACATTGACGAGGAGATAGTGCCAGATTTTCTGGGTGGACCCTGCAAG ACCATGATACACGAGGGCGGACTGGTGCCAAAGACGCTCTACAAGATGAATTCCCTGGAggatcatgatgatgatgtgacAATTGTTTCGCCTGCCAGTGGCTCGGCATTGGctccagtggctgtggcacccATGAAGCGTTTGTCGGCAGCCCATCAGCATGACCATCAGAATCTGTACAAGAGTGTGGACCTCAAGGCGGGCTTTAGCCACGAGCTGCTCATCCGTAACGAGGATCCCAAGAGTGTGCTCACGTGGGACTTTGATGTGATGCGCAATGATTTGCACTTTACGTTATATCGAGTCACCCAAGAGCTGCCACAGAAAAATG ATGATGCTGTTTCCTACTTTGATCTGCAGGACTTTGTCGAGGGTGTCAACTACTTCCGGGAGGAGCCAACGCTCGTCTGTCGGCACAAGGAGAGTGTGCAGGGCTCGCATGTGATGCACCACAACGATAGCTATCTAATGCACTGGTTCAGTCCGTCGGGTGCCCAACTGAACCTCTTCTATGAGGTACTCAGCTCGATCAACTACAAGGGCTCGATGACCAGCCTGCAGTCGGCATTTTCCTCCAACTCGTCGGCGGCCAGCTCGGTGCAGAGTCGATGA
- the LOC117902444 gene encoding peroxisomal acyl-coenzyme A oxidase 3 isoform X2 produces the protein MVAINGEDNGQQAGNLFDDKKIFPEFRSGPLDAYRQKASFCYKRMNVLLEGEEHIRLKHKVWQWMEQHPDYQREPEVATLERTRELANKRQHLLWEQHFFGVNEYLGTPHLLLAFGQAIFSYDFSTSVKFGLSNGMFPSTLVSNGSGRLGKYIAKISDNRILGAYALTEFSHGTNALGMRTRATYDLKTKEFIIHTPDFEASKCWVGNLGKTCTHAIVYAQLFVPDDKHQGLQAFLVPIRDERTLLPFPGVTVGDMGEKIGLNGIDNGFVSFNQYRIPKDNLLSKTGDIDAQGNYNSPIKDERKRLGASLGALSQGRVNITAITYVALSKAVSIATRYGASRRQFGPNSSQTEWPVIEYQSQQYRLIPHLATTIALRVATLWIGKENVDMTMKGFAGEDTSKAGMEIHAISSALKPVATWAARDGIQECREACGGHGYLKSSGLGDLRNDNDANCTYEGENNTLIQQASNWLIGLRRGNADFVAVSPLETVSFLSDINGILQSKAEERTPAQALDANNLLKALNWLTAWQLETTVKRAEQLQREGKDAFETRNNIQVFAAQKLSIIYGERTIYYVFYKFVNSLPASAEKQVLEQLLSFYGAHLVTKYSAIFYQGGYFRDSPHIELYQQGILQLLPVLKDEAIALIDAIAPTDFILNSPLGMSDGNIYQHLQKTIVSTPGVFERPEWWRDVTYKDYLKRAKL, from the exons ATGGTTGCAATCAA TGGTGAGGATAATGGCCAGCAGGCGGGCAATCTCTTTGACGATAAGAAGATATTTCCGGAGTTCCGCAGCGGCCCACTGGACGCGTATCGTCAGAAGGCGAGCTTCTGCTACAAGCGGATGAATGTGCTCCTAGAGGGCGAAGAGCACATTCGACTGAAG CACAAGGTATGGCAATGGATGGAGCAGCACCCAGACTACCAGCGGGAGCCGGAGGTGGCCACATTGGAGCGGACTCGTGAGTTGGCCAACAAGCGGCAGCATTTGCTCTGGGAGCAGCATTTCTTTGGTGTGAATGAG TATTTGGGTACACCTCATCTGCTTCTGGCCTTTGGCCAAGCCATCTTTAGCTATGACTTTAGCACCTCGGTGAAGTTTGGCCTCTCGAATGGCATGTTCCCCAGCACTCTGGTGTCCAACGGGTCTGGCCGCTTGGGAAAGTACATTGCCAAGATCTCTGATAATAGGATTCTGGGCGCCTACGCTCTTACAGAGTTCTCGCACGGCACCAATGCGCTGGGCATGCGCACCCGTGCCACTTATGATCTGAAGACCAAGGAGTTTATCATCCACACACCGGATTTCGAGGCATCCAAGTGCTGGGTGGGCAATCTGGGCAAGACCTGCACCCATGCCATTGTCTATGCACAGCTGTTTGTTCCCGATGACAAGCATCAAGGTTTGCAGGCCTTCCTGGTGCCCATTCGCGATGAGCGCACGCTGCTGCCCTTCCCGGGCGTCACGGTGGGCGATATGGGCGAGAAGATTGGCCTGAATGGCATTGACAATGG CTTTGTGAGCTTCAATCAGTATCGCATTCCCAAGGACAATTTGCTGTCCAAGACTGGCGACATCGATGCCCAGGGAAACTACAACAGTCCCATCAAGGATGAGCGCAAGCGACTGGGTGCCTCGCTGGGCGCCCTCTCCCAGGGACGCGTCAACATCACAGCCATCACGTATGTGGCGCTCAGCAAGGCCGTGTCCATAGCCACACGTTATGGTGCGAGCCGCAGGCAGTTCGgacccaacagcagccagacgGAGTGGCCCGTGATTGAGTATCAGTCGCAACAGTATCGTCTCATTCCCCATTTGGCCACCACAATTGCATTGCGTGTGGCCACGCTGTGGATTGGCAAGGAGAACGTGGACATGACCATGAAGGGCTTCGCTGGGGAGGATACCTCCAAGGCGGGCATGGAAATCCATGCCATATCTTCGGCTCTCAAGCCGGTGGCCACTTGGGCTGCTCGCGATGGCATTCAGGAGTGCCGCGAGGCCTGCGGCGGACATGGTTATCTGAAGTCCTCTGGTCTGGGTGATCTGAGGAACGACAATGATGCCAACTGCACATACGAGGGCGAGAACAATACGCTCATCCAGCAGGCCTCTAATTGGCTGATTGGTCTGCGTCGCGGCAATGCTGATTTTGTGGCTGTATCGCCACTGGAAACGGTGTCCTTCCTAAGCGACATCAATGGGATTCTGCAGAGCAAGGCAGAGGAGCGCACACCAGCACAGGCATTGGATGCAAACA ATCTCCTGAAGGCCCTTAACTGGCTCACCGCCTGGCAGCTGGAGACCACTGTCAAGCGtgccgagcagctgcagcgcgaGGGCAAGGACGCCTTTGAGACACGCAACAACATTCAGGTGTTTGCCGCCCAGAAACTGTCCATCATCTATGGCGAG CGCACCATCTACTACGTTTTCTACAAGTTTGTGAACAGCCTGCCCGCGTCGGCCGAAAAGCaggtgctggagcagctgctctcATTCTATGGCGCCCATTTGGTCACCAAGTATTCGGCCATTTTTTATCAGGGCGGCTATTTCCGCGACAGTCCACACATTGAGCTCTACCAGCAGGGtattctgcagctgctgccagtgctgaAGGATGAGGCAATTGCACTGATTGATGCAATTGCACCCACAGACTTTATTCTCAATTCACCGCTGGGCATGAGTGATGGCAAC ATCTATCAGCATTTGCAAAAGACAATTGTCTCGACGCCTGGTGTTTTCGAACGTCCCGAATGGTGGCGCGATGTCACCTACAAGGATTATTTGAAGCGCGCCAAGTTGTAG
- the LOC117902444 gene encoding peroxisomal acyl-coenzyme A oxidase 3 isoform X1: MDSAEDDKKSADNQINEILTSLSDYYSGEDNGQQAGNLFDDKKIFPEFRSGPLDAYRQKASFCYKRMNVLLEGEEHIRLKHKVWQWMEQHPDYQREPEVATLERTRELANKRQHLLWEQHFFGVNEYLGTPHLLLAFGQAIFSYDFSTSVKFGLSNGMFPSTLVSNGSGRLGKYIAKISDNRILGAYALTEFSHGTNALGMRTRATYDLKTKEFIIHTPDFEASKCWVGNLGKTCTHAIVYAQLFVPDDKHQGLQAFLVPIRDERTLLPFPGVTVGDMGEKIGLNGIDNGFVSFNQYRIPKDNLLSKTGDIDAQGNYNSPIKDERKRLGASLGALSQGRVNITAITYVALSKAVSIATRYGASRRQFGPNSSQTEWPVIEYQSQQYRLIPHLATTIALRVATLWIGKENVDMTMKGFAGEDTSKAGMEIHAISSALKPVATWAARDGIQECREACGGHGYLKSSGLGDLRNDNDANCTYEGENNTLIQQASNWLIGLRRGNADFVAVSPLETVSFLSDINGILQSKAEERTPAQALDANNLLKALNWLTAWQLETTVKRAEQLQREGKDAFETRNNIQVFAAQKLSIIYGERTIYYVFYKFVNSLPASAEKQVLEQLLSFYGAHLVTKYSAIFYQGGYFRDSPHIELYQQGILQLLPVLKDEAIALIDAIAPTDFILNSPLGMSDGNIYQHLQKTIVSTPGVFERPEWWRDVTYKDYLKRAKL, encoded by the exons ATGGACAGCGCCGAAGACGACAAAAAATCCGCCGACAATCAAATAAACGAGATTTTAACTTCATTATCGGACTATTACAGTGGTGAGGATAATGGCCAGCAGGCGGGCAATCTCTTTGACGATAAGAAGATATTTCCGGAGTTCCGCAGCGGCCCACTGGACGCGTATCGTCAGAAGGCGAGCTTCTGCTACAAGCGGATGAATGTGCTCCTAGAGGGCGAAGAGCACATTCGACTGAAG CACAAGGTATGGCAATGGATGGAGCAGCACCCAGACTACCAGCGGGAGCCGGAGGTGGCCACATTGGAGCGGACTCGTGAGTTGGCCAACAAGCGGCAGCATTTGCTCTGGGAGCAGCATTTCTTTGGTGTGAATGAG TATTTGGGTACACCTCATCTGCTTCTGGCCTTTGGCCAAGCCATCTTTAGCTATGACTTTAGCACCTCGGTGAAGTTTGGCCTCTCGAATGGCATGTTCCCCAGCACTCTGGTGTCCAACGGGTCTGGCCGCTTGGGAAAGTACATTGCCAAGATCTCTGATAATAGGATTCTGGGCGCCTACGCTCTTACAGAGTTCTCGCACGGCACCAATGCGCTGGGCATGCGCACCCGTGCCACTTATGATCTGAAGACCAAGGAGTTTATCATCCACACACCGGATTTCGAGGCATCCAAGTGCTGGGTGGGCAATCTGGGCAAGACCTGCACCCATGCCATTGTCTATGCACAGCTGTTTGTTCCCGATGACAAGCATCAAGGTTTGCAGGCCTTCCTGGTGCCCATTCGCGATGAGCGCACGCTGCTGCCCTTCCCGGGCGTCACGGTGGGCGATATGGGCGAGAAGATTGGCCTGAATGGCATTGACAATGG CTTTGTGAGCTTCAATCAGTATCGCATTCCCAAGGACAATTTGCTGTCCAAGACTGGCGACATCGATGCCCAGGGAAACTACAACAGTCCCATCAAGGATGAGCGCAAGCGACTGGGTGCCTCGCTGGGCGCCCTCTCCCAGGGACGCGTCAACATCACAGCCATCACGTATGTGGCGCTCAGCAAGGCCGTGTCCATAGCCACACGTTATGGTGCGAGCCGCAGGCAGTTCGgacccaacagcagccagacgGAGTGGCCCGTGATTGAGTATCAGTCGCAACAGTATCGTCTCATTCCCCATTTGGCCACCACAATTGCATTGCGTGTGGCCACGCTGTGGATTGGCAAGGAGAACGTGGACATGACCATGAAGGGCTTCGCTGGGGAGGATACCTCCAAGGCGGGCATGGAAATCCATGCCATATCTTCGGCTCTCAAGCCGGTGGCCACTTGGGCTGCTCGCGATGGCATTCAGGAGTGCCGCGAGGCCTGCGGCGGACATGGTTATCTGAAGTCCTCTGGTCTGGGTGATCTGAGGAACGACAATGATGCCAACTGCACATACGAGGGCGAGAACAATACGCTCATCCAGCAGGCCTCTAATTGGCTGATTGGTCTGCGTCGCGGCAATGCTGATTTTGTGGCTGTATCGCCACTGGAAACGGTGTCCTTCCTAAGCGACATCAATGGGATTCTGCAGAGCAAGGCAGAGGAGCGCACACCAGCACAGGCATTGGATGCAAACA ATCTCCTGAAGGCCCTTAACTGGCTCACCGCCTGGCAGCTGGAGACCACTGTCAAGCGtgccgagcagctgcagcgcgaGGGCAAGGACGCCTTTGAGACACGCAACAACATTCAGGTGTTTGCCGCCCAGAAACTGTCCATCATCTATGGCGAG CGCACCATCTACTACGTTTTCTACAAGTTTGTGAACAGCCTGCCCGCGTCGGCCGAAAAGCaggtgctggagcagctgctctcATTCTATGGCGCCCATTTGGTCACCAAGTATTCGGCCATTTTTTATCAGGGCGGCTATTTCCGCGACAGTCCACACATTGAGCTCTACCAGCAGGGtattctgcagctgctgccagtgctgaAGGATGAGGCAATTGCACTGATTGATGCAATTGCACCCACAGACTTTATTCTCAATTCACCGCTGGGCATGAGTGATGGCAAC ATCTATCAGCATTTGCAAAAGACAATTGTCTCGACGCCTGGTGTTTTCGAACGTCCCGAATGGTGGCGCGATGTCACCTACAAGGATTATTTGAAGCGCGCCAAGTTGTAG
- the LOC117902447 gene encoding protein adenylyltransferase Fic, which translates to MGMAKLHAPEQVNAEAEANCIAKEKSRDQQQHGSTSKRHQFYRFALFFVAGSFAAFTFHALTSSSWRLRQLHHLPNAHYLQTRDEFAVYSVEELNAFKEFYDKSISDSVGSSYSEAEQTNIKEALGALRLAQDMHLSGKDDKASRLFEHALALAPKHPEVLLRYGEFLEHNQRNIVLADQYYFQALTICPSNSEALANRQRTADVVQTLDERRLQSLDSKRDALSAIHESSSALRRAKKEAYFQHIYHSVGIEGNTMTLAQTRSILETRMAVDGKSIDEHNEILGMDLAMKYINASLVQKLEITIKDILELHRRVLGHVDPIEGGEFRRNQVYVGGHVPPGPGDLALLMQRFERWLNSEHSSSLHPVNYAAYAHYKLVHIHPFIDGNGRTSRLLMNTLLMRAGYPPVIIPKQQRSKYYHFLKLANEGDIRPFVRFIADCTEKTLDLYLWATSDLPQQIPMLIQTESESGEQLAQMRSAPHIAQSASIPEFYEFSGSGFLP; encoded by the exons ATGGGCATGGCCAAACTGCATGCACCCGAGCAAGTGAACGCGGAAGCGGAAGCCAACTGTATAGCAAAAGAGAAGTCAagggatcagcagcagcatggcagcaCTTCGAAACGCCATCAGTTCtatcgttttgctttgttctttgttgCTGGCAGCTTTGCTGCTTTCACCTTTCACGCGTTGACCTCGTCCAGCTGGAGGCTGCGACAATTGCATCATCTGCCCAATGCCCACTATCTGCAGACGCGAGATGAGTTCGCCGTGTACTCGGTGGAGGAGCTGAATGCTTTCAAGGAGTTCTACGACAAGAGCATCAGCGACAGCGTTGGCTCGAGCTACTCGGAGGCGGAGCAGACCAACATTAAGGAGGCTTTGGGTGCGCTGCGGCTCGCCCAGGATATGCATCTGTCGGGCAAAGATGACAAGGCGTCGCGACTGTTTGAGcatgccctggccctggcgcCCAAGCATCCGGAGGTGCTGCTGCGCTACGGCGAGTTCTTGGAGCACAATCAACGCAACATTGTGTTGGCGGATCAGTACTACTTTCAGGCTTTAACCATTTGTCCGAGCAACTCGGAGGCTCTGGCCAATCGACAGCGCACAGCGGATGTGGTGCAAACTCTGGATGAGCGGCGGCTGCAGTCCCTAGACTCCAAAAGGGACGCCTTGTCGGCCATACACGAGTCCAGCTCTGCTTTGCGTCGCGCCAAGAAGGAGGCTTACTTTCAGCACATTTACCACTCGGTGGGCATTGAGGGCAACACCATGACACTGGCCCAGACACGATCCATTCTGGAGACACGCATGGCCGTCGATGGCAAGTCCATAGACGAGCACAACGAAATCCTGGGCATGGATCTGGCCATGAAGTACATCAATGCGAGCCTGGTGCAAAA ACTGGAAATAACCATCAAGGACATACTGGAGCTGCATCGTCGTGTTCTAGGGCATGTGGATCCCATTGAGGGCGGAGAATTCAGACGAAATCAGGTCTATGTGGGTGGCCATGTGCCGCCTGGCCCTGGGGACTTGGCACTGCTAATGCAACGCTTTGAGCGTTGGCTGAACTCCGAGCACAGCAGCTCGCTGCATCCTGTCAA CTATGCTGCCTATGCGCACTACAAGCTGGTGCACATACATCCTTTCATCGACGGCAATGGACGCACTTCGCGGCTGCTGATGAACACCCTGCTGATGCGTGCTGGCTATCCGCCCGTAATCATACCAAAGCAACAGCGCAGCAAATACTATCACTTCCTAAAGCTGGCAAACGAGGGCGACATACGCCCCTTTGTGCGTTTCATTGCGGACTGCACGGAAAAGACGCTAGATCTGTATTTGTGGGCCACCAGCGACCTGCCCCAACAGATCCCGATGCTCATCCAGACGGAGAGCGAGTCGGGCGAGCAGCTCGCTCAAATGAGGTCTGCGCCACACATCGCTCAAAGCGCCTCAATACCGGAGTTCTATGAGTTCTCCGGCTCCGGTTTCCTGCCCTGA